A single region of the Malaclemys terrapin pileata isolate rMalTer1 chromosome 4, rMalTer1.hap1, whole genome shotgun sequence genome encodes:
- the LOC128835567 gene encoding olfactory receptor 10T2-like, producing the protein MPRGNESTVSLFLLLGFSSLEERQVLLFLVFSPVYVIILTSNITIMAAISVDRSLHTPMYFLLFALSFSETCTTMAVVPKLLVSLLSGNQTISFLGCAAQMFCFFGFGGTNCFLLSAMAYDRYVAICKPLQYPVVINRRVCVELVAVSCATGFLIALGISSLIFSLPFCGPNAIRHFFCDISPVLRLACSDHHITGIAIVFLCAFVLLGTFTGIILSYIYILAAILKIRSATGRRKTFSTCASHLIVVITHFSCAFFVYLIPKSTASLDEDTLIALSYTLFSPMLNPVVYSLRNREVKSALRKLTAHTFLSPKM; encoded by the coding sequence ATGCCCAGAGGAAATGAGAGCACCGTGTCTCTATTTCTGCTGCTGGGATTCTCCAGTCTGGAAGAGCGGCAGGTTCTGCTTTTCCTGGTGTTCTCCCCAGTGTACGTGATAATCCTGACCTCCAACATCACCATCATGGCAGCCATCAGTGTTGATCGGAGCCTCcatacccccatgtacttcttacTCTTCGCTTTGTCCTTCTCGGAAACCTGCACCACTATGGCTGTCGTCCCCAAGCTGCTGGTGAGTTTGCTGTCGGGAAACCAAACAATTTCTTTCCTGGGATGCGCTGCTCAAATGTTCTGCTTCTTTGGCTTCGGGGGCACAAATTGTTTCCTGCTGTCAGCCATGGCTTACGATCGCTATGTGGCCATATGTAAGCCGCTGCAATACCCAGTTGTGATAAACAGGAGGGTTTGCGTTGAGCTGGTCGCCGTTTCATGTGCAACTGGCTTTCTTATAGCACTAGGCATCAGCTCCCTTATATTCAGTTTGCCCTTCTGTGGGCCCAATGCCATCAGacatttcttctgtgacatctCGCCCGTTCTGAGGCTGGCGTGCAGTGACCATCATATCACTGGGATTGCCATTGTTTTTCTGTGTGCCTTTGTTTTGCTAGGCACCTTCACAGGAATCATCCTCTCTTACATCTATATCCTCGCCGCCATCCTGAAGATCCGCTCTGCCACAGGCAGGCGCAAGACCTTCTCCACCTGCGCCTCCCACCTCATCGTTGTGATCACACACTTCAGCTGTGCTTTTTTTGTGTATTTAATACCCAAATCAACCGCTTCCCTAGATGAGGACACTTTGATTGCCTTGTCTTATACCTTGTTTAGTCCTATGTTGAATCCTGTGGTTTATAGTCTGAGAAACAGGGAAGTTAAATCAGCCCTAAGGAAATTAACTGCCCACACATTTCTTTCTCCAAAAATGTGA
- the LOC128835654 gene encoding olfactory receptor 1019-like: protein MGERNRTLVTEFILLGFTDNLKLQVTLFVVFLLIYLLILMGNLTLVTLIRTDSRLHTPMYFFISNLALLDVGYSTIIIPSTLMTFVARRKVISVTGCTVQFFFFSIAISCECWLLSVMAYDRFTAICSPLLYTVIMSKRFCVLLVLGSYFMSCLNSVVQTAFIFHLSFCDAYINHFFCDVPPIVKLSCSDTHITDIVHFTCATMLVTTTILIILVSYIYIVVTILRINSAKDQCKAFSTCASHLTAVTIFYGTGSFMYLRPSSKSSMDQDKIISVFYTLVIPMLNPLIYSLRNKEVKEAFRRIRERKVFSL from the coding sequence ATGGGAGAGAGAAATCGCACTCTGGTGACTGAGTTCATCTTGTTGGGATTCACAGACAACCTGAAGCTGCAGGTCACCCTCTTTGTAGTGTTTCTGTTGATCTACTTGCTGATCCTAATGGGGAACCTCACCTTGGTCACCTTAATCAGGACTGACTCCCgacttcacacccccatgtactttttcATCAGCAACCTGGCCCTCTTAGATGTCGGCTACTCCACCATCATAATTCCCAGCACGCTGATGACCTTTGTAGCAAGGAGAAAGGTCATTTCAGTCACTGGATGCACTGTGcagtttttcttcttctccatcGCCATCTCTTGTGAATGCTGGCTGTTGAGTGTGATGGCGTATGACCGCTTCACGGCCATCTGCAGCCCATTACTCTACACCGTCATCATGTCCAAGCGGTTCTGcgtgctgctggtgctggggtcATATTTCATGAGCTGTCTGAATTCAGTGGTTCAAACTGCATTTATATTCCATTTGTCATTCTGTGATGCCTATATCAATCATTTCTTCTGTGATGTGCCCCCCATTGTGAAGCTGTCCTGCTCTGACACCCACATCACAGACATTGTTCATTTCACCTGTGCGACGATGCTAGTAACAACTACCATCCTGATTATCCTCGTCTCCTATATATACATCGTGGTCACTATCCTAAGGATCAACTCTGCCAAGGACCAAtgcaaagccttctccacctgcgcCTCCCACCTGACGGCCGTCACCATCTTCTACGGAACGGGCTCTTTCATGTATTTACGGCCCAGTTCAAAGTCTTCCATGGATCAGGACAAAATCATCTCTGTGTTTTATACCCTTGTGATCCCCATGCTGAACCCCctgatctacagcctgaggaataAAGAGGTCAAAGAGGCCTTTAGGAGGATAAGAGAGAGGAAGGTTTTTTCTCTGTAA